One Actinosynnema pretiosum DNA segment encodes these proteins:
- a CDS encoding transglycosylase SLT domain-containing protein: MFPVVVTAPGVVPGAHRAESDKAPLAHRVSAVAMAVGVVAGAGGAAAYAVTGGTFSPSAGAMNFGGFGDPDAPAVSPTAQTIAEVRTVHSVDVGGEASRLLQQEQMTAAMAVNQISDAAANDYAARVKAEQERKEREAEARKPAKQREVEAWIKEAIKVLQANGTSIDNSSVGAIWTVIQKESGGNVNAINNWDSNAVRGTPSKGLMQVIDPTFEAYKLAGYDDIYRPVDNIIAGVRYVYARYGGFHNHPGLIGINAGTGYQGY; encoded by the coding sequence GTGTTCCCAGTGGTCGTCACCGCCCCCGGCGTCGTTCCCGGAGCGCACCGCGCCGAGTCCGACAAGGCCCCGCTGGCCCACCGGGTGTCCGCCGTCGCGATGGCGGTCGGCGTGGTCGCGGGAGCGGGCGGGGCCGCGGCCTACGCGGTCACCGGCGGCACCTTCAGCCCCAGCGCGGGCGCCATGAACTTCGGCGGGTTCGGCGACCCGGACGCCCCGGCGGTCTCGCCGACGGCGCAGACCATCGCCGAGGTCCGGACCGTCCACTCGGTGGACGTCGGCGGCGAGGCGTCCCGCCTGCTCCAGCAGGAGCAGATGACGGCGGCCATGGCGGTCAACCAGATCAGCGACGCGGCGGCGAACGACTACGCGGCGCGGGTCAAGGCCGAGCAGGAGCGCAAGGAGCGCGAGGCCGAGGCGCGCAAGCCGGCCAAGCAGCGCGAGGTCGAGGCGTGGATCAAGGAGGCCATCAAGGTCCTCCAGGCCAACGGCACCTCGATCGACAACAGCAGCGTGGGCGCGATCTGGACGGTGATCCAGAAGGAGTCCGGCGGCAACGTCAACGCCATCAACAACTGGGACTCGAACGCGGTGCGCGGCACCCCGTCGAAGGGCCTGATGCAGGTCATCGACCCCACGTTCGAGGCGTACAAGCTCGCGGGCTACGACGACATCTACCGCCCGGTGGACAACATCATCGCCGGCGTGCGGTACGTGTACGCCCGCTACGGCGGCTTCCACAACCACCCCGGCCTGATCGGCATCAACGCCGGAACCGGCTACCAGGGCTACTGA